One genomic segment of Tubulanus polymorphus chromosome 4, tnTubPoly1.2, whole genome shotgun sequence includes these proteins:
- the LOC141903708 gene encoding transmembrane protein 220-like isoform X2, whose product MTDTARTTPSQEYSYYPLSTSENDPHSGSTVPRVDDSKWKWIWRATNLLMSIFFVLAAYVQINDPDPYIWIPVYLIPALFTLSITITPKITDNKVWKVAIIIHIAISIAGAMYLLAVVIEMLSLNLSNPLQHEEGRELSGLVIVIIWLTLCRFSPLGSNEPGRGSMNALILLTGTLGTIPLIFWSLCFISDWHKRIGHCKDMFPDWK is encoded by the exons atGACAG ATACCGCGAGAACGACTCCGAGTCAGGAATATTCATATTACCCATTATCAACATCGGAGAATGATCCACATTCCGGTTCCACCGTTCCACGTGTGGATGACAGCAAATGGAAATGGATTTGGAGAGCTACTAATTTATTGATGTCGATATTTTTTGTACTGGCGGCTTACGTTCAGATCAACGATCCTGATCCATATATCTGGATTCCTGTCTATCTGATACCGGCTTTATTTACattatcaattacaatcaCACCTAAAATAACAG atAATAAAGTTTGGAAGGTTGctataataattcatatagcTATCAGTATTGCGGGAGCGATGTATTTATTAGCTGTAGTCATCGAAATGTTGAGTTTAAATCTATCGAATCCACTTCAACACGAAGAAGGAAG AGAATTATCAGGACTTGTGATTGTAATTATCTGGCTGACGCTCTGTCGATTTTCTCCACTTGGAAG TAATGAACCAGGTCGTGGTTCTATGAATGCGTTGATTTTACTCACCGGCACGCTCGGTACTATCCCGCTGATTTTCTGGTCGCTATGTTTTATCAGTGATTGGCATAAGAGAATTGGACATTGTAAAGACATGTTTCCTGATTGGAAATGA
- the LOC141903368 gene encoding hypoxia-inducible factor 1-alpha inhibitor-like, with amino-acid sequence MAENMQEELNSYRHQLQLKPIPKLSYKHPSTDQLISQAKPVVITDSNLVASASKWNLEYLNDSLGDGDFSVYLSNNNKFMYWDNQKARELKNFTPATSKTTMKFNEFVKKMKYNRDNGGQRMYLQQPLNDRVGDAIVQDFLSFNWNWVTSQQKRNNWGPLTSNLLLVGMEGNITPAHYDEQENIFCQIHGRKRCILFAPNQFDSLYPYPVFHPHDRQSQVDFDNVDLKSFPKFNQLKGEETILEPGEVLYIPMYWWHDIESLTESGPTVSINFWYKAGTVSTVEYPLKPEQKVAMMRNIEKMVTEALNDKAEVQPFMQSLVMGRYDSSTHWC; translated from the exons ATGGCGGAAAATATGCAAGAAGAATTAAATTCATACAGGCATCAACTTCAGTTAAAACCAATCCCTAAACTCAGTTACAAACACCCTTCAACTGATCAACTCATTTCACAAGCG AAACCGGTTGTGATCACTGATTCGAACCTCGTGGCGTCGGCTTCCAAATGGAATCTGGAATATTTGAACGATTCTCTTGGTGACGGAGATTTCAGCGTTTATCtgtctaataataataaattcatGTACTGGGACAATCAGAAGGCTCGAGAGTTGAAGAATTTCACACCGGCGACCAGTAAAACAAcgatgaaattcaatgaatttgtaaaaaagatgaaatataaTCGCGACAACGGAGGCCAAAG gATGTATTTACAGCAGCCTCTTAACGATAGAGTCGGTGATGCTATTGTTCAAGATTTCCTATCGTTTAACTGGAATTGGGTGACTTCGCAACAAAAACGCAATAACTGGGGTCCACTAACATCTAATCTACTGTTAGTAGGAATGGAAG gAAACATTACTCCGGCTCATTACGACGAACAGGAGAACATTTTCTGTCAAATTCACGGTCGTAAAAGATGTATTTTATTCGCGCCAAATCAGTTTGATAGTTTATACCCGTATCCTGTGTTTCATCCTCACGATCGACAGAGTCAG gtggATTTTGACAACGTTGATCTGAAATCATTTCCTAAATTCAATCAGTTAAAAGGAGAGGAGACTATTTTAGAACCTGGTGAAGTGTTATATATTCCTATGTATTG GTGGCACGATATTGAATCATTGACTGAATCAGGACCGACCGTTTCTATCAACTTCTGGTATAAG gCTGGTACTGTATCCACAGTGGAATACCCGTTAAAACCCGAACAAAAAGTTGCCATGATGCGAAACATCGAGAAAATGGTTACTGAAGCATTAAATGATAAAGCAGAG GTTCAGCCGTTTATGCAGAGTTTAGTGATGGGTCGCTATGATAGTTCTACTCATTGGTGCTAA
- the LOC141903708 gene encoding transmembrane protein 220-like isoform X1 produces MLSGLYPPISSQFTLTQAQTVPLMGDTARTTPSQEYSYYPLSTSENDPHSGSTVPRVDDSKWKWIWRATNLLMSIFFVLAAYVQINDPDPYIWIPVYLIPALFTLSITITPKITDNKVWKVAIIIHIAISIAGAMYLLAVVIEMLSLNLSNPLQHEEGRELSGLVIVIIWLTLCRFSPLGSNEPGRGSMNALILLTGTLGTIPLIFWSLCFISDWHKRIGHCKDMFPDWK; encoded by the exons ATGTTGTCAGGTTTATACCCACCAATCAGCAGCCAGTTTACCCTCACACAGGCTCAGACTGTCCCACTGATGGGTG ATACCGCGAGAACGACTCCGAGTCAGGAATATTCATATTACCCATTATCAACATCGGAGAATGATCCACATTCCGGTTCCACCGTTCCACGTGTGGATGACAGCAAATGGAAATGGATTTGGAGAGCTACTAATTTATTGATGTCGATATTTTTTGTACTGGCGGCTTACGTTCAGATCAACGATCCTGATCCATATATCTGGATTCCTGTCTATCTGATACCGGCTTTATTTACattatcaattacaatcaCACCTAAAATAACAG atAATAAAGTTTGGAAGGTTGctataataattcatatagcTATCAGTATTGCGGGAGCGATGTATTTATTAGCTGTAGTCATCGAAATGTTGAGTTTAAATCTATCGAATCCACTTCAACACGAAGAAGGAAG AGAATTATCAGGACTTGTGATTGTAATTATCTGGCTGACGCTCTGTCGATTTTCTCCACTTGGAAG TAATGAACCAGGTCGTGGTTCTATGAATGCGTTGATTTTACTCACCGGCACGCTCGGTACTATCCCGCTGATTTTCTGGTCGCTATGTTTTATCAGTGATTGGCATAAGAGAATTGGACATTGTAAAGACATGTTTCCTGATTGGAAATGA